tttatTGAAAAGGATAAATTTAAATGACCTTTCTTGCTGCAACAAAGGAAAAAATTGGGCTAAAGATTAGCATCCAAAACAACTTGTAAGATTTTGCTCATGGTCTCATTTTCTTCCGAGAACAATTTACATAGCAAGAATATATTGTCACGTGAAGTTCTGTGTAAATAAAATGCAGACAAAGAAATTtacatatattattaatttgttgACACAAAACGTCAATACCAGCATATCCGTTCCATGTAAGCCTTTCATTTTACCTCCTTTTAGATTTGTGGTCAAAGCTAATAAGAATCATTGTCTTTGCGAAACCCCAAGTTGTTTTTGAGGTACTTTCGCCaagaaaaacactttgtttgtttgtttgtttgttttctttttttgagtTTCACTAATCGAAGTATCAAGTTTAGGTTCCAATTTAttcagaaaaaaagaaaaaggaaaaaggtttGGATGCATTTGGCCGATTATTTCTTCAGCACTACAACGCACCAATTCAGTAGCCTTCTTTTGTCTCTTCTCTTTGtgctgtttgtttatttgattcCCGCAGGAAAATATTGGTTTCTTCTGTGTAAATATAGAAAATGAGAATGCTGCTTCTCTTtagtatacatacatacatacatacatacatacatatatatatacatatatatatatatatatataaatttatttatgAGCATTGTTACGAGCCCGTTGAtaataatttcaaattttcagttttcatgtaaaataaaatagttattcaactgctttttaattttgttcttcGAATATTCATGCTTACACGCAAACGAAAGTaacattttcttcattttcatttgcaagtaatcattatatataatttaGTGAACTACGTCAACGGCTAGACATTAACGCTGAAActattaaaaactcaaaaccacATCGTTTTAGACATGAACACGATATAATCACCAAAACACTAGTAGATAATCATATATTATGTGACAATCACAACTTAGTTGTTCAAACATTAATGCATCCCATACATTAGTTTGTGATATAAAATCATTGTTCTACCCGTCTAGAGCCACCTAGGCCCttctaggcgctaggcggctaGCCAaaccccgattaatgcctaggcttttaaataaaaaaagggtgcTTAGACTTGCTGAGGCGCctgcctaggcacccgcctaagtcgcgactcacttagacaaaaaatagataactttcattttgcattttgttttgttttgtttttttatttttttaataaattgtaagagacttgttgcatacttaaatgaatgcacattatatgcttgttcctcatgttttcattatgttctaatacttcataatatatatgtcattctattttatagtttatgatgaaattatatatattttaagtataagcggacgcttatttaaattaaatataatatatttacttaaatgcgcctagtccgcctaagtcctagtgacacaccccgtcccgaaggagggcatgctggccgtcacgtgagagtgacgtaaccatttgcacagtacggaagctttaagatacaatttaaattgatacacccgaaggtgagtcctaattttgtccaatctgtcagaacaccgttgaattcctcgtagtcaccacacctttgtgattcctgaacctggaggggcgcaaaaccaaaattgagtgggtcagtaaaacaattcttttccaaatccaaacatttctcaaaacgttgtaacccctcttcgtaaaacctgtatactttcccagaaatgtaaaatataaatatacatatatattctcaaaacttcatttttactatctcaacattatctctttatcaatcatgccatgccatgtcatctcaacatttctcatattaattatgccatgccacatcatctcaacagtaataaggtatgaatgcatcaacataatcatatcaggtgcaagaaagtaatcaaccgtaggccctctaatagccctatacggttgaacctagagctcaaaatctatcattatcactctaccggagtcacctctgtgacccgtccggccttctgcacacaagttacgctctagtgcttctcataaatcatctgtgcacataatctaaggtcacccaccagtcggaatctcactaacactctcgcgactggtctgtcgtacccactccgcgtggactgtacgactagcatctacttggatccaaggcgagcgtgcgatgcggtgaatactataagcactaaaccatggtgcaggatttgagctcaatatatatcatcatcatcataacagtaattaaatactcatctgtgcgtccaccgcaccatttcatacatatgcatcataaatcaattcttacatgtgcgtccaccgcaccaattcatacatatgcatcataaatcaattcttacctgtgcgtccaccgcaccaattcatacatatgcatcatatattaattcatgcatggcatttcaactcacatttctatatacttttcatatcaattctatgcatggtatttcacttcccgtttttccacataactcatatgcatttcattttaaacataatttcatgcattttcaatttatgggaaaacgttaagtatatatatatatatatacggaaaacaaaactgcccactcacctggagttcgtccaacaactccctagcaccacacatcaaggcgtcacgacgatcgccgcctagaatagtaatcaaatccaacctcagaattcatatcgatagaatatataacttatataaaatacgtcactacgtagttcgatccggaagatctgccactcagattttaaatccataacttccagaggtccacaatatatctctaggataacatcctaaaatttcattaccatccaacggtcggatctccgtcaatttccaaaactaagtgacggttaacattttatattatggacttacaattccaattccggaagatccgtactcggattcccaatccgtaagttccaataatcctcaaatattacgtattacaacgtatcaaagtttggtgacaatccaacggtcggatcatcaattcacattttcacctaaatgtgaaaactataaaacgttatttgaacacctaaccaacaatcttcaataactttctcatacggtgttcaatttaggtatatgaatataccacagtgatctactcgacgtcacggacgtcgacatatttttaaaataattttatttttattttttatttttactgtagcaccttcttcttccttgggtcgccggactggtttttccggcggccgttttctgggcagtttttcaaattgccataactttgtcatttctcaacgaaatcaagtgattcaaaaacgaaagttgtagcccttgaagagacaaagataatggtaccttgaacaacacctagttcgccgtggtttggccggaaactgcctcgaaagcctcggaggtcgccggaaactggatatttttcaaatgagtataacttcttcaatactcaacgaaattgagtgaaacaaaaaggaaagttgtagtacttgacgagacgaagagattgatacctacctcgactcctaactcgccggggattcgccgtaaaacgcctcgaaagctccggccaaactttgaacttgtcgatctccgtgttcttacgtccaaaaacttccaacgaagcactccgagcttccttgggacctcactaagctctctgtgatcttgttttagcctaaatcgtaaccatttaaaagatcatgaacagtatATAAACACGGGACcttaaaaactagggttttccgaagcaaaacttacctgaaaatggtgtctacgtgatcgtggagtccTCAGGGTTGCAATGGTAGTCTTAACTTGGACGTTGGTATaggttttaggtggttttggtggttgcCCGTGCGttcgagaagaagagagagagtgagagtttcTGAGGAAGagctgaggaagagagagagagtgactgaggagatgagagagagacaacAAACGGGAAATGGGGAGGGATTTAGGGTGTAGGACCCTACCTAAAGTCCAAACACAAAATTATTAGTCCAAGTTTAAGTTTAATTAACAATAACTTAGGAATTTTCCGTAAAACCAATACCAAaattacgcaccttaatcccgtttaagggcattttcgtcttttcacgtcctcggaattaaaattccaggacgggctgtgacacctAGGCCCCAACTCACCGTCAAACTAATGtctaacgtcttttagaaccttgtataAAAATACCATTTCTTTTTAGCAATGATCTAACTTTACCAATTCTCATCCTTTTTAGtatttgcaaatatattcaaaACTCACCAATTTTACGAAAATGCAAGGATCCATAGGAAAGTACGAAAATGTAGGGGTGGgttaaaaaaaccgaaaactgaaaaaaatcgaaaaccaaaccgaaccgaacgaaaaaaccaaaccaaaaaaaaaaacagaacaaaaaaaatcgaaaaaaaaatgaactgaaccgaaatttcggtttggtttcggttttggcaaaaaaccgaaccgatttgaaccgaacccacccctacgaAAATGTACTGAATCGTTGACTAGTCAGTATTCACATAGGTATTCAATTTTACTGCGCGAATTGGCAAAAAATGCAGGGACAGAAATTGGACTTTGAGCTTTGGACTCAATCGTTCAAAAaaatttccttctaattttgtgTGGTGGTACAACAATGAAAATGATTTAGTCACTTAGTACTAAGGTTTAGtagtattcttttttatttatatgagaagttttaggtttgattattgtcaaatacgaatttgaaccatattattgctaacttaTTATGAGGCTTATTTTATCCTCTTCTcgttaatgtagataatatcgtgtattaaaaaataaaaaacaataccacttagtattacggtctagtaatattcttcttcacttgtaagtgaaaggttttaagttcaattctcgccaaagacgaaccacattattgttagcctattgtgaggctaaactcacCTCCTTTCCCTCAATGTAAATGAtatagtttgttaaaaaaaaaacaaaaacaataaaaatggtTTCAGATTCAGACCAAGTAattgagagagacagagagtaaggttaaatttaataaaaaaacaaagatatGAAACCAGATTCAGAAATCAGAATCCATGTAATTGATGTCAAATCAGATTTCAGGGTTTAGTGTCTCTTTCTTTCACGTGAGCCCTCCTCAGTAACGATGCCCCATTTATTACTGTTACTAAGGTTTTCCTGAATTAATGTTTTGAACTTTTATGTTATATTTTTGTGAATAACTGTTTCATGCACGTCTTAATTGAATATAAaacgttgtttttttttattttttaaaacaatcgatattatctatactaaggggaaTGGGGTAACCTCATAATTGACTAGCAATGATGTGGTTTAAAGTCgtctttggtgagaatcaaatctaagacctctcacttataagtgaagaggaataccaataGATCGTAACAGTTGCAAAGCTAGGAATTGTCAAGAGAAGGGGCGAAATTTAAACGGCTTAAGGTCCCAAAAAAATGTGGACATCCATTCGAGGCCTAAGTCTAGGGTTTGCATGAAGATTATGTGAACTACTCGGAATATTTGTAGGAGAATTTGCACTAAGCGAAATATTCAAAGTAGGAATTGGACATGACTTGACCTAGGAGGACTagatgaatttgaaattttttattatatattgtataaataagtgtctatttattatatacatataataacTAAGAACATTGACTATAAAACAtacaatatataaaaatattgacaaatttttttattactttgTTGTATTTGATAGTAGGagataaaaattcaaatgattacAAGTTCttaatattttacaaaatattttttaaagtttgtatGAATTTATAGTAAATTTGAAGATAAATATTAGTGTAAACAAAGTAgctaaaaaaatattgaaaaagtggtcaaattaatcaaacaataattaaaaaacaaaacaaatctcaATATAATCAGCGTATTAAATAGCTAGCTATATGGCCCAAACTGATTGGGTAAATaattgaaaaaccaaaatgGGTAACTTTAAAATGGTACGTGGGGTGGGTGAAAGAGAAAGtttatcttcttcctctctctcttcttcgttACTTTTCAGTAGCTGCAAAATGCAAAGCCTGGGTATTTTGacaacaaaggaaaaaaaaaaaaaaaagtttgcgcGCAAGAAATTCAAAAAACCAGATGGGACCAGAGGGGCAGAACCATCGGTCCTGGGCTTGATTTTCGGCTTGGGGAGAGGCAGTCGCCCCTTTTTGCCCTTATGTAGCTTTGCCCATGAACCGTAATACTAGGTGGCAATATAAAGCATTgatatgtgaaaaaaaaaaaaaattgcatatgtgaaaaaaaaaaaaattgcatataAGACATAGCAATACATAATTAACCTTACATGATGGTAACCAGGTATCATATATAAGTTTTTCTCGATTTTGAGACCACTTGCCTATTTTGGAGAAACTTCCAAAATGCTTCATTTGAAAGAGAGagtctataaaaaaaaacattacctACAAGGAAAATTATATTCACgcttttcaaattatttttcttacattcttttaattttttaatatttttatatcaaGTGTTAATGGTatatagaaaatattaaaaaattaaaaagatgtgagaGAAGTACTTTAGGGTATGGAAATATAATTTCTCTACCTACAatattttgagtgtttatttattcaattttaaataatatctGTGGGTGTTTCATAAAAGTTTTGGGTTAGCTTCTTGAAAATTCTTGGACTAATGGTTGGTTTGGAAGTGGGAAAGAGTTAAAGTTTGAGTGAAAGGGAGTTGTGTGCCTAAATAGAAGTTGCAGTCCAAGAGAAGGTGATTGGCATCCCACCTTACATTTTCCAGCTTTTAATGGCAATGGAGAGTGATGACCTGCTTTTCAAAACAATGGAgaaaacttgaagaaaaaagtGGAAAGGTTTGAAAAGTGCTGTTGGAGGAAGGAGAAAAAGGGGTATTATCAAATTAATCAAAAAATGCCAACAGTGTGGTTTTCTCTGAAGAAATCTCTTCACTGCAAATCAGAGCCATCAGATGTTCATGATCCAAGGGGCAGGAAGCAACTGAGCACAATCTCGACTAGAAAAGCAGGAGGAGGAAGATCAGGGTGCTCAAGATCCATAGCAAATCTCAAGGATGTGATTCACGGAAGCAAGAGGCATATGGAAAGGCCACCAAGTAATTGCAGCCCAAGATCCATTGGAAGCAGTGAGTTTCTCAACCCAATAACACATGAAGTAATTTTGAGCAACTCAAGGTGTGAGCTGAAAATCACCACCAACCTTGGTGGCTTCCAGGACGGAGTTGGGGGTGGAAATGCCAACAATGGCAGCGGTGGTGGCAGTGTCGGTGGTGGTTCAACTTTTGTTGATACCCTAAAGCCAGGCACACCTGGTCCTGGTGGGCACCCTACAATGCACTACTTCAATCCATCTTTAAGGCCTTCCTCAACTCCTCCTAGAAAAAGCCATTTTCTGGCTTCTGCAGAGAGTAAAGAAGGGTCTGCTGGCTTTAAGGGTTCTGCTTTTTCTGGAGGTGCTGGCGGAATTAGACAAAGCAATAGGATTTCTTTTGACACAGAAAATTCTAACGGCTCTTCTGCAATTACTTGCCACAAATGTGGAGAGCGTTTTACCAAATGGGATGCTGCTGAAGCTCACCATCTCTCTAAACATGCTGGTAAGAAATTACCCTTTTGCTGAAACtgaatgaaaattttcatttttcggGCAAagtttttttgaaaattaatattttttgtaatttattcCAAccctttctttttgttgttcttGAGTGTTTTCTACTGCGTCTGTTTCAACTTTCCTTATCCTCTTAGGACCTATGTCTAAATTCTTCTGACCACAGAAACATTAACACTTTCGTTTACAGATTCTAATATTTGCCAATGCATCTTTCTTCtgaccaaaaaaaattatttttccttCTCTTAGGACCAAAGTATATTTTTTCTGACCACAAAAATATAGGCACTTTTTTTTCGGACTGAGGAAAGAGGACCTTTGCAAAGATTTAtcctttgtttatttttttatttttttgagcaAACCTTTGTTTAATTAATCCAGCAGAAAAGATTGAACTTGTTTAATTAATATATCCTTACTACATAATTTAATGAATCTAGCAGAAACTGGATTTTGGATTCAAGTGCATCTTTTGATTCGAGTCTCACTTAATCGCCTGAAACTCGATAAACTATCTTTTGGTTGGTATACCATGGGGAttgttttcatttccaaaatggTTAATGATCTTTATGAACTAATCTTTTGATTCATCAATtgctttttttttggtcaatgacTCATCAATTGCCTGCTTAAGTGCTTTTCACTTGAGATTTTAGAGTAGATTTCCCACTCACACTATCCCTATATCTTTGGCAGTTACTGAGCTCGTGGAAGGTGACTCATCTCGAAAAATCGTGGAGATAATATGCCGGACAAGTTGGTTAAAATCCGAGAACCACTGCGGCCGCATTGAGAGAGTGCTCAAAGTCCACAACATGCAAAGAACCCTAGCGCGATTTGAAGAGTATCGAGAGATGGTGAAGACAAAAGCCAGCAAGCTGCCCAAGAAGCACCCTAGGTGCATTGCTGATGGGAATGAGCTCTTGAGGTTTTATGGCACCACCGTGGCCTGCTGTCTCGGCCTAAATGGCTCCTCGAGCCTTTGCGTATTGGAGAAATGCAGCGTTTGTAGGATCATACGTAACGGGTTCTCTGCGAAAAAGGAGCTCAAGGAAGGTGTTGGTGTTTTTACAACATCTACAAGTGGAAGAGCTTTTGAAGCAATTCAAATATTGGAGGAAGATGCAACTCTAAGGAAGGCTTTGATAGTGTGCAGAGTGATTGCTGGGAGAGTGCATAAGCCATTGGAAAATATTCAGGAAATTACTGGGCAAACGGGGTTCGATTCATTGGCTGGAAAAATGGGGCTTTATTCTAACATTGAAGAGCTTTATCTGCTAAATCCTAGAGCTCTCCTTCCCTGCTTTCTGGTCATCTGCAAACCCTGAAGATTCTTTTCAtcttttttgcttttggagGAGGAGGAAAAAATAGCTCAGTAAATCTGTTGTCTTCAGTTGGTGTTTGGAAAGTTGAAGCATATAAAAAAATGTGCTTTTGGGTGAAAATCATTCATTAGTTAAtctgttgttttttttattcaagcAATATTCTTATCCAATCTGAATTCTGAACTATTGAGTAGGAAAACTGAATTTAAATGCAGAAGCAGGAGTACATTACTCTAATCAACTTGATTATGTCCAGCCCATATGTGCGTAATTTGTagtcttaaaaaaaaaggtttatcaTAGTCATTGAATTATTGAATTGTGTGCTTGCTCTTGCCTGCACCAAAGTTAATAACATCCAAATGAGTGATAATCTCTAAACCCAAAGTGTGAACAAATAGTTCTTGGGAATGCAGAATATAACAAAAATAACTCTGAAATAATAGAACTAGCACTATTGGTacagtaattaatgaaaaattaattaacagATTAAAAGTTAATGAAAACTTAGATTCCATCAAACTGTTAAATGGGATGGACCATATGAGAAGGGCATCAAATCAAGTGGTCCTTGTTGGGAAGTTTATGTCAAGGTTAGTCCAAAACCAGAGGACAAAAATAAAGGATTGCATTGCATGACATAAATTCACTGTCCAGCCCAAATTTGTTTTGTGTCTTTTCTATCCGTATCACTCTTTGGTTGGTGCTTACTCTTGGTGCATTAAGCAGCTAACATTCAAGATAAGTTCAGGGActcgtttctctctctctctcaccctctccaTACATATTATTGTTTGTGACCGTAATACTGTCATGTAATATTAACGTGCAAACGTTTTCATGTTTTAGGTGAACTGGTAGCACCACTTGGCAACTTTATGATCATGATTCACACCAAAATTTAACTCCTCTCTCTTCAGCTACACTGTTGTTAATAATTTACAGCAAGTGCTAATGAAGTGTTTATGCTTTAGGTTGAATTGCTTGCCTGTGTAAACGGCCACACATGTGCTAATTCATTGAAATTATAGCATTCCAATGTACTAATATTATTATCATCCAGTATTAACGATGTGTTTAGACATGTCTATGCTTTAGGGTCACCGCGTGAAATTGTTATGGTCATGATTCACACTAAAAGTCGAATCCTCCCTCTTTAGACTTTAGCCGCTTTGTGCTACGAATTTATCAAAATTACAACATTTATTAATGAAGCATTTACGCTTTAGGTTGAAACTGGTAAAACCGAATACCGGCATTAATGGCCACATAAACGTTTACTCCTCCCTCTTCAATATTCAGTCGCATAGTGTTACTAATCCATCACAGTTACAACGTACGTATGCTATAACACATTTTACTTTAGAATTAACTGATAAAATCACGATGGTGTTACGCCATACAAAACTTTGCTCCTCTCCCTCCTTCCCAAAAATAGTAATTGGTTGTGAGCTTTTGGAGTGTGCATCTACCTTTCTATTGGGAACACCATGCCCTTACTGAAA
This window of the Malus domestica chromosome 03, GDT2T_hap1 genome carries:
- the LOC103419013 gene encoding uncharacterized protein encodes the protein MPTVWFSLKKSLHCKSEPSDVHDPRGRKQLSTISTRKAGGGRSGCSRSIANLKDVIHGSKRHMERPPSNCSPRSIGSSEFLNPITHEVILSNSRCELKITTNLGGFQDGVGGGNANNGSGGGSVGGGSTFVDTLKPGTPGPGGHPTMHYFNPSLRPSSTPPRKSHFLASAESKEGSAGFKGSAFSGGAGGIRQSNRISFDTENSNGSSAITCHKCGERFTKWDAAEAHHLSKHAVTELVEGDSSRKIVEIICRTSWLKSENHCGRIERVLKVHNMQRTLARFEEYREMVKTKASKLPKKHPRCIADGNELLRFYGTTVACCLGLNGSSSLCVLEKCSVCRIIRNGFSAKKELKEGVGVFTTSTSGRAFEAIQILEEDATLRKALIVCRVIAGRVHKPLENIQEITGQTGFDSLAGKMGLYSNIEELYLLNPRALLPCFLVICKP